The following nucleotide sequence is from Mesorhizobium sp. J8.
CGTCGGATGAGGACGCGACCAACGCCTTGACGCAGGTCGCGCTCGAGCGCGGCTGCGCAGTGCTCTTCGACGAGCAGGCGGGCGCGGATATTATGGGCTTGGCGTAAACTCCTCCAGCCGGGAGATTGGTGCTCATTTCGCTAGGGTGATCATCCGGCCCGCATACGCCGCTCGGCCCCCGAGTTCGGCCGTGCAATCGGACTTTACGGCTGAGTTCCCTATCATCGCGACCGTATCGCCGACCAGCCGCAGGCAACTGCCCTGGGCGTTCACATCCGAATTTCCGGTGTAGGTGATGGCGGCGTCCGGAGCGTAGATGAAGCCGCTCACCACCGAGCCGGATCCGCCGTTGAGCAGCAGGGGCTGAGTGTTGCCATGCGCTTGGAAGATGGTGATGCCGGCGTAAGGACCGCTCGTCGGCGGCGAGAGGTTCACCTGCTCGTTGGCGTTGATGGTAAGCTGCGAGTTCTCCATCAGGAAGATTGTCACGCCTTGGCCGCTCAGGCTGCCGTTGCCACCGGGCTTTATGGTGACGTTGCGCATGATGTAGGTGCCCGGATTGAGGGTGATCTTTCCCGACAAGGTCTTGTCGCAATAGGTGCCCGGCGAGAGCGTCACCGTTTTGCCGTTGGGAACCGGCAGGCAGAGCGTGTAGGCAGGCGGAACGACATCGGCCAGCGGATCGAACGAAGCATACTGGTTCTCGTGCGGCGCGCCGCAGGAAAGCGTGGCGTTGGGCGGCGTCAGCCCTTGCGTGCGGCCGACCGTCGAGACGCAGCCGGCGCTGACGATCGCCGAGCCTCCGCGGTTGACGGCGTCGGGGGCGTCCGAATTGGCCGCGATCACGCAGCCGTTCATCGCCACGTCAGTCGAGCCTTGCAGGCTGACCGCGCCGTCGGCGTGCTGATCGAGCGCGAGCACGCAGGCTTGCGCACCGGGCTTGAGCTTGACCGAAGCGCTGCGCGTCGCCTGCCAAGCCGGCATGCCGCTGATGAACGCCGGTCGGCTGATGCTCGACGACAGCGAAATGAAATAGGCGCCCGGATCGCCGCTTGCGCTTGCCTGGAACGCGCCGAGGCTGCCCGATAGCTCCTGCG
It contains:
- a CDS encoding TadE/TadG family type IV pilus assembly protein; translated protein: MWGRFLASRRGNFAIAAAVAMVPLMLGVAASVDLIGTSDDAAQLQNSLDAAGLAIGTKYQASMSASDVQQLGQTFFAANMSAADAQELSGSLGAFQASASGDPGAYFISLSSSISRPAFISGMPAWQATRSASVKLKPGAQACVLALDQHADGAVSLQGSTDVAMNGCVIAANSDAPDAVNRGGSAIVSAGCVSTVGRTQGLTPPNATLSCGAPHENQYASFDPLADVVPPAYTLCLPVPNGKTVTLSPGTYCDKTLSGKITLNPGTYIMRNVTIKPGGNGSLSGQGVTIFLMENSQLTINANEQVNLSPPTSGPYAGITIFQAHGNTQPLLLNGGSGSVVSGFIYAPDAAITYTGNSDVNAQGSCLRLVGDTVAMIGNSAVKSDCTAELGGRAAYAGRMITLAK